The following coding sequences lie in one Ictalurus punctatus breed USDA103 chromosome 16, Coco_2.0, whole genome shotgun sequence genomic window:
- the cops4 gene encoding COP9 signalosome complex subunit 4 isoform X2, which translates to MAMASVSMISSGRMLFRYRQILEKALQLTDTEQLEALKAFVEAMVNENVSLVISRQLLTDFCTHLPNLPDGTAKSVYHFTLEKIQPRVISFEEQVASIRQHLATIYEKEEDWRNAAQVLVGIPLETGQKQYNVDYKLDTYLKIARLYLEDDDPVQAEAYINRASLLQNESTNEQLQIHYKVCYARVLDYRRKFIEAAQRYNELSYKSIVHETERLEALKHALHCTILASAGQQRSRMLATLFKDERCQQLAAYGILEKMYLDRIIRGNQLQEFAAMLMPHQKATTADGSSILDRAVIEHNLLSASKLYNNITFEELGALLEIPPAKAEKIASQMITEGRMNGFIDQIDSIVHFETREPLPTWDKQIQSLCFQVNNLLEKISQAAPEWTAQAMEAQMSQ; encoded by the exons ATGGCCATGGCCTCGGTGTCCATGATCTCATCCGGGAGGATGCTGTTCAG GTATCGTCAGATTCTGGAGAAAGCTCTTCAGTTAACAGATACGGAACAACTCGAGGCGCTGAAAGCGTTCGTGGAAGCCA TGGTCAATGAGAACGTGAGTCTGGTCATATCCCGGCAGCTCCTGACTGACTTCTGCACACACCTCCCGAATTTACCCGACGGCACGGCGAAATCCGTCTACCACTTCACCCTCGAGAAGATTCAACCCCGAGTCATCTCCTTTGAAGAGCAG GTGGCGTCGATCCGACAGCATTTAGCCACTATATATGAGAAAGAAGAGGACTGGAGGAACGCTGCGCAGGTTTTAGTGGGCATTCCGCTCGAGACGGGACAGAA ACAGTACAACGTCGACTACAAGTTAGACACGTACCTGAAGATCGCTCGGCTCTACCTGGAGGACGATGATCCGGTTCAAGCCGAGGCCTACATCAACCGTGCCTCCTTACTGCAGAACGAGTCCACAAACGAGCAGCTGCAGATCCACTACAAG gtgtgcTATGCCAGAGTGTTGGACTACAGGAGGAAGTTTATAGAAGCAGCCCAGCGCTACAACGAGCTTTCTTACAAATCCATAGTGCACGAGACCGAGCGCCTGGAGGCCCTAAAGCACGCTCTGCACTGCACGATTCTGGCCTCGGCAG GGCAGCAGCGGTCCCGGATGTTGGCTACGCTGTTTAAGGACGAGCGATGTCAGCAGCTGGCGGCGTACGGCATTCTCGAGAAGATGTATCTGGATCGGATCATCCGGGGTAACCAGCTGCAGGAGTTCGCTGCTATGCTGATGCCCCATCAGAAAGCCACCACTGCAGATG GTTCGAGTATCCTGGATCGAGCTGTTATTGAACACAACCTTCTCTCTGCCAGTAAACTATACAACAACATCACGTTTGAGGAGCTAGGTGCACTTCTGGAGATCCCCCCTGCAAAG GCAGAGAAGATCGCCTCCCAGATGATCACAGAGGGTCGTATGAATGGCTTCATCGATCAGATAGACAGCATCGTCCACTTTGAGA CTCGAGAGCCGCTGCCCACCTGGGACAAACAGATCCAGTCGCTCTGCTTCCAGGTGAACAACCTGCTGGAGAAGATCAGTCAGGCAGCACCGGAGTGGACGGCACAGGCCATGGAGGCCCAGATGTCCCAATAA
- the cops4 gene encoding COP9 signalosome complex subunit 4 isoform X1 has translation MASGVRQELAQLMNSTGSHKDLVGKYRQILEKALQLTDTEQLEALKAFVEAMVNENVSLVISRQLLTDFCTHLPNLPDGTAKSVYHFTLEKIQPRVISFEEQVASIRQHLATIYEKEEDWRNAAQVLVGIPLETGQKQYNVDYKLDTYLKIARLYLEDDDPVQAEAYINRASLLQNESTNEQLQIHYKVCYARVLDYRRKFIEAAQRYNELSYKSIVHETERLEALKHALHCTILASAGQQRSRMLATLFKDERCQQLAAYGILEKMYLDRIIRGNQLQEFAAMLMPHQKATTADGSSILDRAVIEHNLLSASKLYNNITFEELGALLEIPPAKAEKIASQMITEGRMNGFIDQIDSIVHFETREPLPTWDKQIQSLCFQVNNLLEKISQAAPEWTAQAMEAQMSQ, from the exons ATGGCGTCTGGTGTACGGCAGGAGCTCGCGCAGCTTATGAACTCCACTGGTTCTCACAAAGATCTCGTTGGAAA GTATCGTCAGATTCTGGAGAAAGCTCTTCAGTTAACAGATACGGAACAACTCGAGGCGCTGAAAGCGTTCGTGGAAGCCA TGGTCAATGAGAACGTGAGTCTGGTCATATCCCGGCAGCTCCTGACTGACTTCTGCACACACCTCCCGAATTTACCCGACGGCACGGCGAAATCCGTCTACCACTTCACCCTCGAGAAGATTCAACCCCGAGTCATCTCCTTTGAAGAGCAG GTGGCGTCGATCCGACAGCATTTAGCCACTATATATGAGAAAGAAGAGGACTGGAGGAACGCTGCGCAGGTTTTAGTGGGCATTCCGCTCGAGACGGGACAGAA ACAGTACAACGTCGACTACAAGTTAGACACGTACCTGAAGATCGCTCGGCTCTACCTGGAGGACGATGATCCGGTTCAAGCCGAGGCCTACATCAACCGTGCCTCCTTACTGCAGAACGAGTCCACAAACGAGCAGCTGCAGATCCACTACAAG gtgtgcTATGCCAGAGTGTTGGACTACAGGAGGAAGTTTATAGAAGCAGCCCAGCGCTACAACGAGCTTTCTTACAAATCCATAGTGCACGAGACCGAGCGCCTGGAGGCCCTAAAGCACGCTCTGCACTGCACGATTCTGGCCTCGGCAG GGCAGCAGCGGTCCCGGATGTTGGCTACGCTGTTTAAGGACGAGCGATGTCAGCAGCTGGCGGCGTACGGCATTCTCGAGAAGATGTATCTGGATCGGATCATCCGGGGTAACCAGCTGCAGGAGTTCGCTGCTATGCTGATGCCCCATCAGAAAGCCACCACTGCAGATG GTTCGAGTATCCTGGATCGAGCTGTTATTGAACACAACCTTCTCTCTGCCAGTAAACTATACAACAACATCACGTTTGAGGAGCTAGGTGCACTTCTGGAGATCCCCCCTGCAAAG GCAGAGAAGATCGCCTCCCAGATGATCACAGAGGGTCGTATGAATGGCTTCATCGATCAGATAGACAGCATCGTCCACTTTGAGA CTCGAGAGCCGCTGCCCACCTGGGACAAACAGATCCAGTCGCTCTGCTTCCAGGTGAACAACCTGCTGGAGAAGATCAGTCAGGCAGCACCGGAGTGGACGGCACAGGCCATGGAGGCCCAGATGTCCCAATAA
- the plac8.2 gene encoding placenta associated 8, tandem duplicate 2 has product MEVTSQPTAFAPSDFQTGLLECCDDCGTCVCGLFCLTCLGCSIASDMGECCLCGLGMSIRSVYRTKYNIQGSMCKDFMISNCCLPCATCQLKRDIDRRKQQGIF; this is encoded by the exons ATGGAGGTGACGTCTCAGCCCACAGCGTTCGCTCCGTCTGACTTCCAGACCGGACTGCTCGAGTGCTGCGACGACTGCGGGACAT gtgtgtgtgggcTCTTCTGTCTAACCTGCCTGGGCTGTTCCATCGCCAGCGACATGGGGGAGTGCTGTTTATGTGGACTGGGAATGTCCATTCGCAGTGTGTACAGAACCAAATACAACATCCAG GGCTCCATGTGTAAAGACTTTATGATCAGTAATTGCTGCTTACCCTGCGCCACCTGCCAGCTGAAGAGAGACATCGACAGGAGGAAGCAGCAGGGAATCTTCTGA